One Brassica napus cultivar Da-Ae chromosome C4, Da-Ae, whole genome shotgun sequence genomic region harbors:
- the LOC111205845 gene encoding uncharacterized protein LOC111205845, with product MMLMLNLIAFLRRRIRKAKISGEDPTPSSNEFSSTAAIHPNPEKPIRVATFNAAMFSMAPAVPNNNNNNNSTEFTAGLPLRSKSTLDRPRSILKQSPLHPINNNMKQERFAKSRLRVSINLPYNEISRQLSFREDHSPLRPALSFSGDLPSTRTVLDVLRELDADVLALQDVKADEADQMRPLSDLAAALNMNYVFAESWAPEYGNAVLSKWPIKTSNVLKIFDHSDFRNVLKATIDVPGSGEVEFHCTHLDHLDENWRMKQVHAIIQSTDVPHILAGALNSLDESDYSSERWTDIVKYYQEMGKPMPKAQVMRFLKSKEYTDAKDFAGECESVVVVAKGQSVQGTCKYGTRVDYILASADSPYQFVPGSYSVLSSKGTSDHHIVKVDLVKARAVNVDEEQPKRQTQQRATTTTIYNDPSLTKASWRTHYYKA from the exons ATGATGTTGATGTTGAACCTCATTGCTTTCCTCCGCCGCCGTATCCGGAAGGCCAAAATCTCCGGTGAAGACCCCACTCCCTCCTCCAACGAGTTTTCTTCCACAGCCGCCATTCATCCAAACCCTGAGAAACCCATCAGAGTCGCCACCTTCAACGCTGCTATGTTCTCCATGGCTCCCGCCGTccccaacaacaacaacaacaacaactctaCTGAATTTACTGCTGGTCTCCCACTCCGCTCCAAGTCAACTCTTGACCGTCCCAGGAGCATACTTAAGCAGTCTCCGCTTCACCCCATTAACAATAATATGAAACAAGAGAGGTTCGCTAAATCGAGGCTAAGGGTCTCCATCAATCTCCCCTACAACGAGATTAGCCGCCAGCTCAGTTTCCGTGAGGATCACTCCCCTCTCAGGCCAGCTCTCTCtttctccggcgatctcccctcCACCAGAACGGTTCTTGATGTGCTGAGGGAGCTAGACGCTGACGTGCTTGCTCTTCAGGACGTGAAGGCTGACGAGGCTGACCAAATGCGACCCCTCTCCGATCTGGCGGCTGCCCTCAACATGAATTACGTCTTTGCCGAGAGCTGGGCGCCCGAGTACGGCAACGCCGTTCTCTCCAAGTGGCCCATCAAAACCTCCAATGTCCTCAAGATCTTTGACCACTCTGATTTCAG GAATGTGCTGAAGGCGACCATAGATGTACCGGGGAGCGGGGAAGTGGAATTTCACTGCACTCATCTAGATCACTTGGACGAGAATTGGAGAATGAAGCAAGTCCATGCAATTATCCAATCAACTGATGTCCCACACATACTTGCTGGCGCTCTCAATTCTCTCGACGAGTCCGATTACTCTTCCGAGAGATGGACCGACATTGTCAAG tattaccAAGAGATGGGTAAGCCAATGCCAAAAGCCCAAGTGATGAGGTTCTTAAAGAGCAAAGAATACACTGACGCCAAGGACTTTGCTGGAGAATGCGAATCTGTCGTAGTCGTCGCCAAAGGCCAGA GTGTACAAGGAACATGCAAGTACGGGACACGCGTGGACTACATACTGGCTTCCGCCGATTCTCCTTACCAGTTCGTGCCGGGGTCGTACTCGGTTTTGTCTTCTAAAGGAACATCTGATCATCACATAGTGAAGGTCGATCTTGTAAAAGCCAGGGCTGTTAACGTCGACGAGGAACAACCAAAAAGACAGACACAGCAGAGAGCTACGACGACAACTATATATAATGATCCATCTCTTACAAAGGCCTCCTGGAGGACGCATTACTACAAAGCGTGA